In Salmo salar chromosome ssa03, Ssal_v3.1, whole genome shotgun sequence, a single genomic region encodes these proteins:
- the LOC106598790 gene encoding uncharacterized protein isoform X1: MFLSACGVYSTSSQSAEEAKKGKIEGKGQVSCFPSSDPTEGTQIGSHTLETMTYSSHSLKSRKLSAVQSNTRLEKLVPHSFKNRKKHKLKMEPSIVSAPVLPSVAISNHGLEPDSECIAPTDNTQANLRSDLKQISVSHTCSDLPLSQSPSMHSPCPPSTVHINRQPLPVTHASYLCCSPVAQVHDPSLTTTAAPIRATKHRQRRKRGLKHNRKGVSPLSMRHKRQSRRRCNIQFWCQVWRKWGHRKWRRARCLLWFSMIRAKRLAETSRRLSIFNTQMSYKYTGELAESQKWQKVRKGKEVVTTAIACDGQGLDSAEDSQAKGSLEQKVRPSVGTSVLCSNPVKEEDQGIVRARDAATATKQDTLVTKRAVPYQPQSQRASTDVSWEATTTLIHEFLDCFYVKYGSFIPLSKSDVLRHLNKKLNTDLTKRKYLISAVVMKYQAVLAHRMMPAFRVVYNKHTLTLEDLSTLDDQNWLNDQVMNMYGELIMESAQHKVHFFNSFFHRQLMTKGYEGVKRWTKKVDLFSKALLLIPIHLEIHWCLVTADTAGKRIHLYDSQGIVFKEAAENVLRYIHTEAKERKQTAFQNGWKMYINERIPQQTNENDCGVFVLEYCRCLALGKPLQFSQGDMPTVRKRIYRELCECKLQD; encoded by the exons ATGTTTCTCTCAGCGTGTGGTGTCTATAGTACGTCTAGCCAGTCGGCTGAGGAGGCAAAGAAGGGCAAAATAGAAGGCAAGGGTCAGGTGTCTTGTTTTCCTTCCTCGGACCCAACCGAAGGCACTCAAATTGGGAGCCATACCCTGGAGACCATGACCTATTCGAGTCATTCACTTAAAAGCCGTAAACTCTCAGCCGTCCAATCAAACACAAGGCTAGAGAAATTAGTCCCTCACTCATTCAAGAACAGGAAAAAGCACAAACTTAAAATGGAGCCTTCCATTGTCTCTGCTCCAGTCCTCCCTAGTGTAGCTATTAGCAACCATGGGCTTGAACCTGACTCTGAGTGCATTGCTCCCACAGACAACACTCAAGCAAATCTGAGATCAGATCTAAAGCAGATCTCGGTGTCTCATACCTGCTCTGACCTGCCCCTGAGTCAGTCCCCCTCCATGCACTCCCCTTGCCCTCCCTCCACAGTGCACATCAATAGACAGCCCCTGCCAGTCACACATGCCTCTTACCTCTGCTGCAGCCCTGTGGCACAGGTCCACGACCCATCCCTAACAACAACCGCAGCCCCCATTAGAGCCACAAAGCATAGACAACGCCGGAAAAGGGGCCTAAAGCACAACAGAAAAggagtctctcctctctccatgcgACACAAGAGGCAGTCGCGGCGCCGGTGTAACATCCAGTTCTGGTGCCAGGTGTGGCGGAAGTGGGGGCACAGAAAGTGGCGGAGAGCCAGGTGTCTCCTCTGGTTCTCCATGATCAGAGCTAAAAGACTGGCGGAAACCAGCAGGCGCCTGTCTATTTTCAACACACAGATGTcttataaatacactggggaattGGCGGAAAGTCAGAAATGGCAGAAGGTACGCAAAGGAAAAGAAGTGGTCACTACGGCCATTGCATGTGATGGTCAAGGCCTGGACAGTGCAGAGGACAGCCAG GCAAAGGGGAGTTTGGAACAGAAGGTGCGTCCGTCTGTGGGCACATCAGTGCTGTGTAGCAACCCTGTCAAGGAGGAGGACCAGGGCATAGTCAGAGCTAGGGATGCGGCCACCGCCACTAAACAGGACACGTTGGTGACAAAGCGAGCAGTGCCATATCAACCTCAGAGCCAGCGGGCGTCCACGGACGTCAGCTGGGAAGCAACAACGACGCTCATCCATG AGTTCCTTGACTGCTTCTATGTGAAGTACGGAAGTTTCATCCCATTGAGCAAGAGCGATGTACTGAGGCACCTTAACAAGAAACTGAACACTGACCTTACTAAGCG GAAGTATTTAATCTCTGCAGTAGTAATGAAGTACCAGGCTGTCCTAGCGCATAGAATGATGCCCGCTTTCCGGGTGGTCTACAACAAGCACACTCTGACACTGGAAGACTTGTCTACGCTGGACGATCAGAACTGGCTCAATGACCAG GTCATGAATATGTATGGAGAATTAATCATGGAGTCCGCACAACACAAG GTCCATTTCTTTAACAGCTTCTTCCACCGACAGCTCATGACCAAAGGATATGAAGGGGTGAAGAGGTGGACCAAGAAG GTGGATCTTTTCTCCAAGGCTCTGCTGCTGATACCCATCCACCTGGAGATCCACTGGTGCCTGGTGACGGCCGACACCGCCGGCAAGAGGATCCACCTCTACGACTCCCAGGGCATCGTGTTCAAGGAGGCTGCTGAG AATGTTTTAAGGTACATACATACTGAAGCGAAGGAGAGGAAGCAAACTGCATTTCAAAATGGCTGGAAGATGTATATCAATGAG AGAATACCACAACAGACGAATGAAAACGACTGTGGAGTTTTTGTGTTAGAG TACTGCAGGTGCCTTGCCTTGGGGAAACCGCTGCAATTCTCCCAAGGGGACATGCCGACTGTGCGTAAGAGAATCTACAGAGAGCTCTGTGAATGCAAGCTCCAGGACTGA
- the LOC106598790 gene encoding sentrin-specific protease 5 isoform X2, with the protein MKYQAVLAHRMMPAFRVVYNKHTLTLEDLSTLDDQNWLNDQVMNMYGELIMESAQHKVHFFNSFFHRQLMTKGYEGVKRWTKKVDLFSKALLLIPIHLEIHWCLVTADTAGKRIHLYDSQGIVFKEAAENVLRYIHTEAKERKQTAFQNGWKMYINERIPQQTNENDCGVFVLEYCRCLALGKPLQFSQGDMPTVRKRIYRELCECKLQD; encoded by the exons ATGAAGTACCAGGCTGTCCTAGCGCATAGAATGATGCCCGCTTTCCGGGTGGTCTACAACAAGCACACTCTGACACTGGAAGACTTGTCTACGCTGGACGATCAGAACTGGCTCAATGACCAG GTCATGAATATGTATGGAGAATTAATCATGGAGTCCGCACAACACAAG GTCCATTTCTTTAACAGCTTCTTCCACCGACAGCTCATGACCAAAGGATATGAAGGGGTGAAGAGGTGGACCAAGAAG GTGGATCTTTTCTCCAAGGCTCTGCTGCTGATACCCATCCACCTGGAGATCCACTGGTGCCTGGTGACGGCCGACACCGCCGGCAAGAGGATCCACCTCTACGACTCCCAGGGCATCGTGTTCAAGGAGGCTGCTGAG AATGTTTTAAGGTACATACATACTGAAGCGAAGGAGAGGAAGCAAACTGCATTTCAAAATGGCTGGAAGATGTATATCAATGAG AGAATACCACAACAGACGAATGAAAACGACTGTGGAGTTTTTGTGTTAGAG TACTGCAGGTGCCTTGCCTTGGGGAAACCGCTGCAATTCTCCCAAGGGGACATGCCGACTGTGCGTAAGAGAATCTACAGAGAGCTCTGTGAATGCAAGCTCCAGGACTGA